In the Desulfuromonas sp. DDH964 genome, AGCGGGTGGCCGGCGAACTCGCCGAGGGGCCCCCGGTTCCAGGCCACCACCGCCGGTACCAGCTCGGCCACGACCACCTCGGCGTCCGGCCCGAGATGATGCAGCGCCGCGGCAAGGGTAAAGCCCATGCCAAGGCCGCCGACCAGGACCCTCGCCCCGGGACGGGCGGCGATGCGCCGGCAGGCCACCGCCGCCAGCGCATCCTCCGAATCGTGGGCCCAGGTGCTCATCAGGGCGCCGCCGCCGGCGACACTGATCGAATATTCTTCCTCGCGCTTGTAGAGCAGCAACTCCCCTTCGTGTCCGGGGATCGGCGCGCTGTCGATCAGTTTCCAGTCATCCATGGAGCAGCCTTCGCAGGGTAGCGGGCCGATGGCGGCCGTTGCAGAAGTTAAACTGGCAATCCGTGGTCGCTGCACCACTGGCGCAGCAGCTGTTCGAGCTGGGCTGTCGCGAAAATCTCCCAGAGGTCAAGCAGTCCCTTGCGGCGCAGCAGCTCCTTGAGGTTGCGAAAAGCCCCGGGCCGGCCGAAGAGCGCTTCGATCCGGGTCCGTTCCCCCGGGCAGTGACGGTCGACGAACTCCAGCACCAGCGGCTTGCCGGGGTCGAGGTCGCGGCGGTGGGGGATGGCGAGATAGTCGGCATCGTCGCCGCTGCCGGGCGGGGCCTCGTCATAGCCCGCCTTCAGCGAGGCGAGGTAGACCTTGCCGGTGGGGCGGTGGACCAGGGCCCGGCGCTCTCCGGGCGGGGCGTCGCTGACAAAGTGGAAGGCATCGTCGATACTGTCGAAGGCCATGGCGGCTCCGCGGGACGGGCGAAAAGAAAACTGCCGGAAGGAATTTAGCACACCTCGCCCGCTGTCGATAGCGGCAATCGCCGGTTAGCCCCGCTGACGCTAGTCGCCGGGAATCAGGACCAGGTCGAAGTGACCTTCGCCACTGCCGGGGCGCGGGTAGTGCTGGGTGATCAGTTCGCTGAAGCCGGGGGCGGTGACGAGCAGGTGGATGTGGGGCGGCCGGCTGCCGTAGCGGCCGGGGAAATGGCTCTGGAAGAAATAGTTCCCGTTCGTGCGGGAGAAGAGGGTCGCCCGCCAGCGGTCGTCGTAGCGCCCGTCCGGTCCGGTCAGCCAGACCTCGATTCGGGCGCCGGCGATCGGCGCGCAATCCTGTGCCGACCTGACCTGGCCGAAAAGAAGATAACCCTGACCGATGGCATTGCGCACCGGCGCTTCCGGCCGGTAGAAGGGACCCTCGGCGTCGGGTGGGGTAGGGGTGCACCTTAAGGCCGGACCGGCAGCTTCGCCGCTGACGGCCAGGGCGAGCAGAAGCAGGATGCAGGGGACGATTCTCGGCATCATATCCTTGGCCGGGGGAGCGTAGGCCTATCTCTTCTTCTCGGCCTTTTTGACCTTCTTGTCGGCCTTCTTCTCTTTCTGGGTTTTGGCCGGCTCCTTTTTCGCCTCTTTTTTACTGTCCTGGCCTTTGCTCATGCTCTTTTCTCCCTGGTGCGCGCGAGGAAAAAATCCGATCTGAAAAAAGTCCAATTCTGCCATCTGCCGGAAGGAGAAAATATGCCGGTGTGCCGACC is a window encoding:
- a CDS encoding spermidine synthase, producing MDDWKLIDSAPIPGHEGELLLYKREEEYSISVAGGGALMSTWAHDSEDALAAVACRRIAARPGARVLVGGLGMGFTLAAALHHLGPDAEVVVAELVPAVVAWNRGPLGEFAGHPLRDPRTRVREGDVARILKAERRAFDAILLDVDNGPEGFTRRKNDWLYSTDGLTASYGALRPQGILAVWSAGPSRNFMERLRKVGFRVQQTRVHEHDKQGDLHAIWLAERD